A stretch of the Sphingobacterium thalpophilum genome encodes the following:
- a CDS encoding Na+/H+ antiporter subunit C, with protein sequence MELVLVLLIGILYAAGIYLILRRSMVKLLLGIMLLGNGTNILIFLLGNIIKGKPPIIGPDLKVFTDIYADPIPQALILTAIVISFGLTSFAIVLLKRVYALLGTDDLDDLNTPEEEDI encoded by the coding sequence ATGGAACTGGTTCTTGTATTGTTGATCGGGATTCTATATGCAGCAGGAATCTATCTTATCTTGCGACGGAGCATGGTCAAACTGCTATTGGGAATTATGCTATTGGGCAATGGCACCAATATCCTCATCTTTCTACTTGGAAACATCATTAAGGGCAAGCCTCCCATTATCGGCCCCGACTTAAAGGTATTTACGGATATATATGCAGATCCCATCCCGCAAGCATTGATATTGACGGCAATTGTGATCAGCTTTGGGCTGACATCTTTTGCCATTGTACTGCTCAAACGTGTCTATGCACTACTGGGCACAGATGATTTGGATGATTTAAACACGCCTGAGGAAGAAGATATATGA
- a CDS encoding FecR family protein: protein MRANANYIARLIYKLLRGQDTAEERASIEHWRKSDDRNDKLIEDLRDAKNIEEDLNFFAGLDEDQAWQKIRQESAEGKKKWTVVRAVAMLLLVLGAALIYNLQKEKIDSGGVQVTSIKRDISPAQQGALLVLADGSVMPLADSNKTIDPKIVALGSKQNTRDDDMPAETVRLQFNTLVVPKGNFYKLTLEDGTLVWVNASSQLKFPVKFKHDERRVILEGEAYFEVAHDAQRPFFVESRGSEVKVLGTHFNINAYSHNVRTTLSSGKVQVSHSGNIIVLEPGEYANIVSGQLSKGKADLEHDLSWHNNQFYFKKETIAEIASTLSKWYDIQVRFKKGVSLNKVYTGNFKRDVKLSEVLEMLTYVCDLKFELRGNELIVENK from the coding sequence ATGAGAGCTAACGCCAATTACATAGCCAGATTAATATATAAATTACTCCGCGGACAGGACACTGCGGAAGAGCGCGCTTCAATTGAACATTGGAGAAAATCGGATGACAGAAATGATAAACTGATCGAAGATTTGCGCGATGCAAAAAATATCGAGGAGGATCTTAATTTTTTTGCCGGTCTAGATGAAGATCAGGCTTGGCAAAAAATTCGGCAGGAGTCTGCTGAAGGAAAGAAAAAATGGACGGTCGTTCGGGCAGTAGCAATGCTTCTTCTTGTCCTGGGGGCAGCTCTGATCTATAATCTCCAAAAAGAAAAAATAGATTCAGGAGGAGTTCAGGTTACTTCTATTAAAAGAGACATATCCCCAGCACAACAAGGCGCTTTATTGGTCTTGGCGGATGGTTCAGTTATGCCGTTAGCAGATTCCAATAAGACAATTGATCCCAAAATTGTTGCCTTGGGGAGCAAACAAAATACACGAGATGACGATATGCCAGCGGAAACCGTACGCTTGCAATTCAATACATTGGTTGTGCCTAAAGGTAATTTCTATAAGCTGACATTGGAGGATGGTACCTTGGTGTGGGTAAATGCCAGCTCTCAGCTCAAATTTCCGGTTAAATTTAAACACGACGAGCGTCGTGTTATATTAGAAGGAGAAGCATACTTTGAAGTCGCCCACGATGCTCAGCGTCCATTCTTTGTAGAGTCTAGAGGCAGCGAGGTCAAGGTGCTGGGTACCCACTTCAATATCAATGCTTACAGTCATAATGTTCGTACGACGTTATCTTCAGGAAAGGTACAGGTTAGCCATTCTGGGAATATAATTGTTTTGGAGCCGGGCGAATATGCAAACATTGTTTCAGGACAGCTAAGCAAAGGAAAGGCAGATCTGGAACATGATCTCTCCTGGCATAATAATCAGTTTTATTTTAAAAAAGAAACTATAGCTGAGATTGCCTCTACACTCTCTAAATGGTATGACATCCAGGTTAGATTTAAGAAGGGGGTGTCCCTTAATAAGGTATATACAGGCAATTTTAAGCGTGATGTGAAGTTATCCGAAGTGTTGGAAATGTTGACGTACGTCTGTGATTTGAAGTTTGAACTTCGCGGCAATGAATTAATTGTAGAAAATAAATAA
- a CDS encoding Na+/H+ antiporter subunit B, with amino-acid sequence MNSTILQTATRYLLPILLLFSVFLLLRGHYYPGGGFVGGLVASIAFVLHSFAFGPQNTMKLIQYKPLSLIPIGLGIAAASMFLPAFFGYPVMTGLWLEEKIPVIGMIGTALFFDLGVYFVVIGVVLTILFTIALNTEEE; translated from the coding sequence ATGAATAGTACCATATTACAGACCGCAACGCGTTATCTTCTACCGATACTTTTGCTTTTTTCGGTATTTCTTTTATTGCGCGGTCACTACTATCCCGGAGGCGGTTTTGTTGGTGGCCTGGTCGCCTCCATCGCCTTTGTCCTACATAGTTTTGCATTCGGACCGCAAAACACGATGAAGCTGATTCAGTACAAGCCCCTATCCCTTATTCCCATCGGTCTCGGGATCGCTGCAGCAAGTATGTTTCTGCCGGCTTTCTTTGGTTACCCAGTCATGACCGGACTTTGGCTGGAAGAAAAGATTCCTGTCATCGGAATGATCGGAACCGCCCTATTCTTTGACTTGGGTGTCTATTTTGTCGTGATCGGGGTTGTACTCACCATTTTGTTTACCATCGCACTAAATACGGAGGAAGAATAA
- a CDS encoding putative monovalent cation/H+ antiporter subunit A, translated as MLFTVLSGLITSSLIVPFGRFLKTRWGFILAFLPVLLFLYYLKFIVPIGQGSHFVQSTPWVPSLGINLDFKLDGLSLLFTLLITGIGACIFFYANAYLKGHPYIDRFFGYLCLFMSAMLGLVLSDNMLLLFIFWELTSISSFFLIGFNNDINDSRKSALTALSITGLGGFFLLAGFILTGSIAGTYSIIELADRAALIQQHPLFPLVFGLIVLGAITKSAQFPFHFWLPGAMKAPTPVSAYLHSATMVKAGIYLLARFSPVLGGNPIWSYSLMAIGGVTMLYAAFHSLFRTDLKGVLAYSTISALGVLVFLLGLGTKEAVIAASVFILVHALYKASLFLITGIIDHETGTRDLTVLRGLNKVLLPVAVAGFLAALSSAGVPLSIGFIGKDLIYEATLHAHPGLFLYLTGAAVLTNIFLVAAGFMAGIKPFMGKLPEQFNGIHLPYKSMWIPPLILAILGIVFGCIPGILGDWLSGPTATSILGGPEGFQLKIWHGFNLVLLLSAITIIAGTILFVSNKPSAGKLAWIGRFNAFAPENIMRVISRELVLFSAFFTSKMHNGYLRSYLLKIILFAELLIGYQLYLGGPLHIKWETLSPVSFYEVTTVCILVGAIILTIRTSSRLTAVVATSVVGYAICLIFVFYSAPDLAMTQFTIDTLTVVLFVLVLFKLPSFLNLANRRTIIRDAIVAIIFGVMLSMVALRVLHEPTSTDISDFYGNYAYVLAKGKNVVNVLLVDFRGFDTMFEIVVLSIAALGVYGLLKLRLKSSDKE; from the coding sequence ATGCTATTTACTGTTTTATCAGGGTTAATAACATCGAGCCTTATTGTTCCATTTGGTCGGTTCCTCAAAACCAGATGGGGTTTTATTCTCGCATTTTTACCGGTACTTTTATTTTTATACTATCTGAAATTTATTGTACCGATCGGACAGGGATCCCATTTTGTGCAATCCACCCCTTGGGTACCTTCCCTGGGCATCAATCTGGACTTTAAGTTAGATGGTCTTTCCCTGCTCTTTACCCTGCTGATCACTGGCATTGGTGCCTGCATATTTTTTTATGCAAATGCTTATCTCAAGGGCCATCCCTATATCGACCGTTTTTTTGGTTATCTCTGCCTGTTTATGTCGGCGATGCTGGGTCTGGTACTTTCGGACAATATGCTTCTGCTGTTCATCTTCTGGGAGCTGACATCCATCAGTTCTTTCTTTTTGATCGGATTTAACAACGATATTAATGATTCAAGAAAAAGTGCACTGACTGCCCTTTCGATTACCGGACTTGGTGGCTTTTTCCTGCTTGCCGGATTTATACTGACCGGCAGTATCGCGGGCACATACAGTATCATCGAGCTGGCCGATAGGGCTGCATTGATCCAGCAGCATCCACTTTTCCCGTTGGTGTTTGGATTGATTGTGCTCGGTGCGATCACGAAATCCGCCCAGTTCCCTTTCCATTTTTGGTTACCCGGTGCGATGAAAGCCCCTACGCCGGTCTCTGCTTACCTGCATTCGGCAACGATGGTCAAGGCAGGGATCTACCTGCTGGCCCGCTTCTCCCCCGTCTTGGGCGGAAATCCGATATGGTCCTATTCACTAATGGCAATAGGTGGCGTGACCATGCTCTACGCCGCATTTCACTCGCTTTTCCGCACAGATCTCAAAGGTGTATTGGCTTATTCGACCATTTCTGCATTGGGCGTCCTTGTCTTCCTCCTTGGACTTGGCACCAAAGAAGCCGTCATCGCTGCCAGTGTATTTATTCTCGTACACGCGTTATATAAGGCTTCTTTGTTTCTGATCACCGGCATTATTGACCATGAAACAGGCACAAGAGACCTGACTGTCCTTAGGGGGCTAAACAAAGTATTACTGCCGGTCGCCGTCGCAGGCTTTCTCGCCGCTCTATCCAGCGCCGGCGTACCACTCAGTATCGGCTTCATCGGAAAAGACCTGATCTATGAGGCTACATTACATGCTCATCCGGGCCTGTTCCTTTACTTGACAGGCGCGGCTGTGCTAACAAACATTTTCCTTGTAGCCGCCGGATTTATGGCAGGCATCAAGCCTTTTATGGGCAAGCTCCCTGAACAGTTTAACGGTATCCACCTTCCGTATAAGTCAATGTGGATTCCGCCGCTGATTCTGGCGATCCTAGGTATCGTATTTGGCTGCATCCCCGGTATCCTTGGAGACTGGTTATCGGGCCCCACCGCGACCAGCATCCTCGGCGGTCCCGAGGGCTTCCAGCTCAAAATCTGGCACGGGTTCAATCTTGTGCTATTGCTGAGCGCGATTACCATTATCGCGGGTACAATTCTGTTTGTTTCAAATAAACCCAGTGCGGGCAAACTGGCCTGGATAGGAAGATTTAATGCCTTCGCTCCGGAAAATATCATGCGCGTGATTTCCCGTGAACTTGTACTTTTCTCTGCCTTCTTCACCAGTAAAATGCATAATGGCTATCTGCGTTCTTATTTACTGAAAATTATCTTGTTTGCCGAACTGCTGATCGGCTATCAGCTCTACTTGGGCGGGCCGCTGCATATCAAATGGGAAACCTTGTCTCCCGTCAGCTTTTACGAGGTCACCACCGTATGTATCTTGGTCGGAGCTATCATTTTGACCATCCGCACTTCCTCCCGCCTGACGGCAGTCGTCGCTACAAGTGTCGTAGGGTACGCAATCTGCCTGATCTTCGTGTTCTATAGCGCTCCGGATCTGGCGATGACCCAGTTTACCATCGATACACTGACCGTCGTACTGTTTGTACTTGTCCTGTTTAAACTGCCATCGTTTTTGAACCTGGCCAACCGTCGGACCATCATCAGGGATGCGATCGTCGCCATCATTTTTGGCGTCATGCTATCCATGGTCGCCCTGCGTGTACTACATGAACCGACAAGCACGGACATCAGTGACTTCTATGGGAACTACGCTTATGTATTGGCGAAAGGAAAAAATGTCGTCAACGTCCTGCTCGTCGACTTTAGAGGCTTCGATACCATGTTTGAAATTGTGGTACTGAGTATTGCTGCTTTAGGAGTCTATGGTTTATTGAAATTACGTTTAAAATCGTCTGATAAAGAATAA
- a CDS encoding proton-conducting transporter transmembrane domain-containing protein: MIDNQLIATVIVHLFIAIVQLMFWRKSTAQRYLSVGGSILALILAFKLFFKVEDSGILTMNAANWKAPFGIVFVADLFSSTLVVLTSIAGLAVSIFSCVGVGRQRILYGYFPIFHFLMMGLNGAFLTGDIFNLYVWFEVIIISSFVLMTLGGRKSQLEGAVKYMAMNILASTFFLTGIGILYGISGSLNMADLALRIPKIQNQALVEISATFFLIGFGIKSAVFPLYFWLPSSYHTPPSAVAATFGGLLTKVGIYALFRVFSLLFIPNEFTKELLVILAILTILTGAFGAVIKTNIRRLFSYLIVCHIGFMIGGLGIYSKWALLGAVFYLIHDIMVKTNLFLIAGVIRQLRGTMDMNRLGGLYAQYPKISLLFAVVLFSLVGIPPLSGFWPKIYLFRDAFQLEKYAFAAALIIGSFITLLVIAKMWAQVFWKDVPEPAVIEDKFANMVGYKRTMLLLPVMLLAAASLYIGFNAEAIIRVADQIAVQLLDTSPYINAVLGGQN, from the coding sequence ATGATAGACAACCAGCTTATTGCCACGGTCATCGTGCACCTATTTATTGCCATTGTCCAGTTGATGTTCTGGCGAAAATCCACCGCACAACGCTATTTGAGTGTGGGTGGAAGTATACTGGCACTGATACTTGCATTTAAGTTATTTTTCAAAGTGGAGGACAGCGGCATTTTAACCATGAATGCAGCCAACTGGAAAGCGCCTTTCGGAATTGTCTTTGTAGCAGACCTGTTCAGCAGTACACTGGTGGTGCTCACCTCCATCGCCGGACTGGCGGTATCGATATTTTCCTGCGTAGGGGTCGGACGTCAACGGATCCTCTATGGCTACTTTCCCATTTTCCACTTTTTGATGATGGGGCTCAACGGAGCCTTCCTGACCGGTGATATTTTCAATCTCTATGTCTGGTTTGAGGTTATTATCATCTCTTCATTCGTGCTGATGACACTTGGGGGCCGCAAATCCCAGCTGGAAGGGGCTGTCAAATATATGGCCATGAATATTCTTGCCTCCACATTCTTCCTGACGGGAATCGGGATTCTCTATGGCATTTCCGGTTCACTAAACATGGCCGACCTGGCGCTGCGGATTCCCAAAATACAGAACCAGGCGCTCGTCGAGATCTCCGCAACGTTTTTCCTGATCGGATTTGGTATCAAATCAGCAGTTTTTCCGCTCTATTTTTGGCTGCCCTCTTCTTATCACACACCACCATCTGCCGTTGCTGCGACATTTGGCGGATTATTAACCAAAGTGGGTATCTATGCCCTGTTTCGCGTTTTCTCCCTGCTCTTTATTCCCAATGAATTTACAAAAGAATTATTGGTCATCCTGGCCATACTGACGATATTGACTGGTGCCTTTGGCGCCGTGATCAAAACAAATATCCGTAGATTATTTTCCTACCTGATCGTTTGCCATATTGGTTTTATGATCGGCGGCCTCGGGATATATAGCAAATGGGCACTGCTGGGCGCGGTGTTTTACCTGATCCATGATATTATGGTAAAGACCAATCTGTTTTTAATCGCAGGCGTTATCCGGCAGCTTAGGGGTACGATGGATATGAACAGGCTGGGTGGTCTCTATGCTCAATATCCGAAGATCTCCTTGCTGTTTGCTGTAGTGCTGTTCTCGCTGGTCGGCATTCCACCATTATCAGGCTTCTGGCCCAAGATCTATCTTTTCAGAGATGCCTTTCAGCTGGAGAAATATGCCTTTGCCGCGGCACTGATTATCGGTAGCTTCATTACTTTATTGGTCATCGCCAAAATGTGGGCACAGGTATTCTGGAAAGACGTACCGGAACCGGCAGTGATTGAGGACAAATTTGCAAACATGGTCGGCTACAAAAGAACCATGCTGTTGCTGCCTGTCATGCTGCTGGCAGCAGCATCTCTCTATATCGGCTTCAACGCGGAAGCCATCATTCGCGTCGCGGATCAGATCGCTGTACAATTATTGGATACTTCACCTTATATAAACGCTGTATTAGGAGGGCAGAATTAA
- a CDS encoding lactonase family protein, which yields MKKAFIYLMTILPLTTLAQQIPMFVGTYTNRTESKGIYVYNFDTKTGEASLLSTQESKDPSFLARYNNFVYAANELPGEEGTVSAYSFKDGKLTLLNSLPSGGESPCFVEVHPKGSLLAVANYSGGSAALFDLESNGVLSKRNRLIQHEGKGVDPVRQEKPHVHSAFFSKKGDRLFLQDLGLDQISVFSISKSGNTFSAAEESEDFFTPAGGGPRHIAFDKKEKYLYAILEMTGQIASYKKEGNDWMYQNTYDINPEGFHGQNGGADIKTSPDGKFLYATNRGDANTIATFAIGKDGELKKLANTSVKGRGPRNFNFSPDGNFVLVANQNTNNIVLFSRDAKTGLLTDTGKEISVPAPVCILF from the coding sequence ATGAAAAAAGCTTTTATTTACTTAATGACTATACTTCCCTTGACTACATTAGCCCAGCAGATACCCATGTTTGTCGGAACCTATACCAATAGAACCGAAAGCAAAGGGATCTATGTTTACAATTTCGACACAAAAACGGGAGAAGCCTCGTTGCTGAGCACGCAGGAAAGCAAAGACCCCTCGTTTTTGGCACGTTATAATAATTTTGTTTACGCGGCCAATGAACTCCCTGGCGAGGAGGGGACGGTATCAGCCTATTCATTTAAGGATGGAAAGCTGACCCTGCTAAATTCACTTCCTTCAGGTGGTGAATCGCCCTGTTTTGTCGAGGTGCACCCGAAAGGCAGCTTATTGGCGGTGGCTAATTATTCCGGTGGTTCGGCAGCTTTGTTTGATCTGGAGAGCAATGGTGTGTTAAGCAAAAGGAACCGTCTCATCCAGCATGAGGGTAAGGGTGTGGATCCGGTGCGCCAGGAAAAGCCGCATGTACATTCTGCCTTTTTTTCGAAAAAGGGCGATAGACTATTTCTTCAGGATCTCGGTTTAGATCAGATCTCTGTATTCTCTATCAGCAAATCAGGAAACACGTTTAGTGCCGCTGAAGAGTCAGAGGACTTCTTTACACCGGCTGGTGGCGGGCCGCGCCATATTGCTTTTGATAAAAAAGAGAAATATCTCTATGCAATATTAGAAATGACGGGCCAGATTGCATCCTATAAAAAAGAAGGCAATGATTGGATGTACCAGAATACCTATGACATAAATCCCGAAGGTTTCCATGGACAAAATGGTGGGGCAGACATCAAAACCTCTCCTGATGGCAAGTTCCTGTACGCGACAAATAGGGGGGATGCCAATACCATTGCCACATTTGCAATAGGAAAAGATGGTGAATTAAAGAAGCTCGCCAATACATCCGTCAAAGGCAGGGGACCACGCAATTTTAACTTTTCGCCAGATGGAAATTTTGTTCTGGTGGCCAATCAAAACACCAACAATATTGTGTTATTCAGCCGTGACGCAAAAACAGGGCTGCTGACCGATACTGGTAAGGAAATCAGTGTTCCGGCGCCTGTATGTATACTATTTTAG
- a CDS encoding monovalent cation/H+ antiporter complex subunit F — translation MSLNSYFDYVILPILTLSVILAFIRLYKGPQIFDRVIALDLIITIGIGIITVYSIRSAQEVFLDIAMILALIAFLGTIAFSFYLEKQNNDD, via the coding sequence ATGAGTTTAAACAGTTATTTCGATTATGTAATTCTTCCGATATTAACATTGTCGGTTATTCTGGCTTTTATCCGGTTATACAAAGGTCCGCAGATCTTTGACCGTGTCATCGCACTGGACCTCATCATCACGATTGGAATTGGTATTATCACGGTTTATAGTATCCGCAGTGCGCAGGAAGTATTTTTGGATATCGCCATGATCCTGGCACTGATCGCATTTCTCGGCACGATAGCCTTTTCATTTTACTTAGAAAAACAAAACAACGATGATTGA
- a CDS encoding peptidylprolyl isomerase gives MKKNIYILFLLLFVSIQANFAQRGQVIDRVVATVGSGIILQSDVDMQYAQWLAQGNKPNETFKCGVLEQLIIQKLLSQQAVIDSIDVTETEVDDNLNARLRHMSQQAGGQERLEKFLNRSLLQYKEEMRASVFEQLKANKMQQNIVSKVDVTPLEVKRYFEGLNPDSLPYFNTEVEIGEIVLMPKLTDEEKKEQREKIENIRKQIVDGSDFGTMARLYSQDPGSAPYGGDLGFGTRDNYVKEFSAMAFKLKPGEISPVVESKFGFHIIQVLERRGEEVHSRHILMKINPGAAALERTKNKLDSIYKLVVDKKLDFYNAATNFSDAEESKFNGGMVLNPQGSSRTTLIPMDGLEKAVFTAIDPLKPGEYSKPEQFTDKTGDVGYRFNYLKTRIPPHKANLDQDFTKIKEAARQDKINRNLSKWFDDKAKSTFIEISEDFGNCDELKKWKK, from the coding sequence ATGAAAAAAAACATATATATATTGTTTTTGTTGCTGTTTGTTTCCATTCAGGCCAACTTTGCGCAAAGGGGACAAGTTATTGACCGGGTAGTTGCAACTGTGGGCTCAGGAATTATCCTTCAGTCGGATGTAGACATGCAGTATGCACAATGGCTAGCGCAGGGAAATAAGCCCAACGAAACATTTAAATGTGGGGTACTCGAGCAGCTAATCATTCAGAAGCTACTTTCACAACAGGCTGTAATTGACTCCATCGATGTGACCGAAACAGAGGTCGATGATAACCTGAATGCCCGTCTGCGGCATATGTCGCAACAGGCAGGCGGCCAGGAACGTCTTGAGAAGTTTCTCAACCGGTCGCTATTACAATATAAAGAAGAAATGCGGGCAAGTGTCTTCGAACAGCTGAAAGCAAATAAAATGCAGCAAAATATCGTATCCAAGGTGGATGTCACGCCATTGGAGGTAAAGCGCTATTTCGAAGGATTGAACCCAGACAGTTTACCTTATTTTAACACCGAGGTAGAAATTGGTGAAATCGTCCTGATGCCTAAATTGACTGACGAAGAGAAAAAAGAACAACGGGAAAAAATAGAAAACATCCGTAAACAAATTGTCGACGGTTCGGATTTTGGGACAATGGCCCGGTTGTACTCACAGGATCCGGGATCTGCTCCATACGGTGGCGACCTGGGCTTTGGTACCCGCGACAATTATGTGAAAGAGTTTTCGGCCATGGCATTTAAATTAAAACCGGGAGAAATATCGCCTGTCGTCGAATCGAAATTTGGCTTTCATATCATCCAGGTATTAGAAAGACGGGGCGAAGAGGTACATAGCCGCCATATCTTAATGAAGATCAATCCGGGCGCTGCAGCATTGGAGCGAACAAAGAATAAATTGGACAGTATCTATAAACTTGTCGTAGATAAGAAATTAGATTTCTATAACGCTGCCACCAATTTCTCAGACGCTGAAGAGAGTAAATTCAACGGCGGTATGGTCCTCAATCCACAAGGATCCAGCCGTACAACCTTAATTCCGATGGACGGGCTCGAAAAGGCTGTCTTTACAGCAATCGATCCGCTGAAACCCGGCGAATATTCGAAACCGGAACAATTCACCGACAAAACAGGGGATGTAGGTTACCGTTTCAATTACCTCAAGACACGTATCCCACCACATAAAGCCAATCTGGATCAGGACTTCACCAAAATCAAGGAAGCAGCCCGGCAAGATAAAATCAACCGGAATCTCAGCAAGTGGTTTGATGATAAGGCGAAAAGCACCTTCATCGAAATCAGCGAGGACTTTGGGAACTGCGACGAACTAAAAAAATGGAAGAAGTAA
- the mnhG gene encoding monovalent cation/H(+) antiporter subunit G, whose product MIDITLAIVSTIGALAILFASIGILRMPDFYLRLSVTVKAATLGVGLLLICAAMTFPDVSVTTKAIAIGFFLILTAPVAAHMIGRAAYIQRVKTWKGTTLNDLEKEGKLDCRKEDF is encoded by the coding sequence ATGATTGATATTACATTAGCTATTGTAAGCACCATAGGAGCCCTTGCCATTCTATTTGCATCAATCGGCATATTGCGGATGCCGGATTTTTACTTACGTCTTTCGGTTACGGTAAAGGCGGCAACCCTCGGCGTGGGGTTATTACTGATCTGCGCGGCCATGACGTTCCCTGATGTGTCGGTGACCACCAAAGCCATAGCAATTGGCTTTTTCCTTATCCTCACCGCTCCTGTAGCGGCGCATATGATCGGCCGTGCCGCTTATATACAGCGGGTAAAAACCTGGAAAGGAACCACGCTCAACGACCTTGAAAAGGAAGGCAAACTAGACTGCAGGAAAGAAGACTTCTAA
- a CDS encoding Na+/H+ antiporter subunit E, whose translation MIKQFLMNLMLSFIWVALTGSLYYTNFLFGFLLGFAILWVMNRNEADQRYFFRVPKTVSFILFFLWEMIVANAQVAYDVITPKFFMKPAIVKYPMDAKTDLEINLLSTFISLTPGTLILDVSEDKRTLFIHVMYMKSKEQFVSTLKNNVERRLLEILR comes from the coding sequence ATGATCAAACAGTTTTTAATGAATCTGATGCTGTCCTTTATCTGGGTAGCACTTACAGGATCCCTATATTACACCAATTTTCTGTTCGGCTTCCTACTTGGTTTCGCCATCCTCTGGGTCATGAACAGAAACGAAGCTGACCAGCGCTATTTCTTTCGGGTTCCAAAGACCGTCAGCTTTATACTCTTTTTCCTGTGGGAAATGATCGTCGCCAATGCTCAGGTTGCTTATGACGTCATAACACCCAAATTTTTTATGAAGCCGGCAATTGTGAAATACCCCATGGATGCGAAGACCGATCTGGAAATCAACCTGCTGTCGACCTTTATTTCACTCACCCCCGGCACATTGATATTGGATGTCAGCGAGGACAAGAGAACGCTTTTTATCCATGTCATGTATATGAAGAGCAAGGAGCAGTTTGTTTCCACGCTCAAAAACAATGTTGAACGAAGACTTTTAGAAATCTTACGATGA
- a CDS encoding RNA polymerase sigma-70 factor → MGPEEKLFRQYYKSLCHFAWKFVGESSVAEDLVQDAFITFFKEERRMDESENFMRNYLFTAVRFSCLKYIRHEKVKEKYWSHIDFREEDEHSIELSMIHTEVLNEVYRIIAQMPQACQQIFKMGYLEGLSNLEITERLQVSINTVKTQKQRGMKMLLERLHPEFLPFIIFLLK, encoded by the coding sequence ATGGGACCTGAAGAAAAGTTATTTAGACAGTATTACAAAAGTTTATGTCATTTTGCTTGGAAGTTTGTCGGTGAATCTTCCGTTGCAGAGGATCTGGTGCAAGATGCGTTTATTACATTCTTTAAGGAAGAGCGGCGTATGGATGAATCTGAAAATTTTATGCGCAATTATCTCTTCACAGCAGTTCGATTTTCTTGTTTAAAATATATACGGCATGAGAAGGTCAAGGAAAAATATTGGTCTCATATTGATTTTAGAGAGGAGGATGAGCATTCTATCGAACTTTCCATGATCCATACAGAAGTACTCAATGAAGTTTATCGAATTATAGCCCAGATGCCTCAGGCCTGTCAGCAGATTTTCAAAATGGGATATTTGGAGGGACTGTCCAATTTGGAAATCACGGAAAGACTTCAAGTCAGTATCAACACTGTCAAAACTCAAAAACAGCGTGGGATGAAGATGCTGTTGGAGAGATTACACCCTGAATTTTTACCCTTTATTATTTTTTTGTTAAAATAA